AATGGAATCAACAACAATAAAGTCAACTTTAATAGATTCAACCATTTCAATTAAAGAATCAATATCTACTTCATTAGTTATCAATATATCAATAGCAAGGTTAAGCCTGTTTGACCTTAATTTGATTTGCGGAATTGACTCTTCTCCCGCAAGATAAAGCACACTCTTACCAGACAGAGATACAACATTAGCAATCTGAAGCAAAAAAGTTGATTTCCCAATCCCAGGCTCCCCTGATATTAAAATTACGCTACCTAGCACAACTCCAGAACCAAGAACTCTGTCAAACTCTTCAATACCTGTTATCTGCCTAACATTATCAACCTGTTTGAAATCCTTTAAAGAATAAATTTCATTCTTTTTACTGCTATTTGGGGTCTTTCCATGGCCAACCTTATGCTCAGTATAAGATTCTAAGCTATCCCAACTAAAACACTCAGGGCATTTACCCAACCATTTTAGAGATTTATACCCACAATGCAAACACTTATAAGCTTCCCTTTCTTTATTTTTTCCCATAATACAACTTCCCACAATACAGATAATTAAACAAAAAGATTTAAGATAATTTAACCCTTACCCTTCCTGCTTACCAAAACTGTGAATTCTCCCTTGTCTTTCTTATTTTCTTCAAAATATTTCTTCAATTCCAAAGGTTTTCCTACCCTGTATTCCTCATATACCTTTGTCATCTCTCGTCCAACAAGAATATTAGCATCCAAATCTACTAAAGAAAGCTCAAATAACAATTTCAAAATTCTATGACTGGATTCAAGAATCACGAATGCATCTCCTCTACTGTAAAGTTCTTCTATCCTTTTAATCCTCTTAACTCCCTTATTTGGCAAAAACCCTTCAAACACTATCACCTTATCCCTGAAGGGATTTACACTAGTGATTGTACTAAAGGAACTAACGCCTGGTATAGGGCAAACTTCGTGCCCATTTTTAAGTGCCACATCTACAAGCAATCCACCAGGATCGCTCAAACAAGGCGTAC
This is a stretch of genomic DNA from Borrelia sp. P9F1. It encodes these proteins:
- the rsmI gene encoding 16S rRNA (cytidine(1402)-2'-O)-methyltransferase → MFYVVGTPIGNLGDITYRAIDILKLVDAIFAEDTRITRRLLSRYGIVKKLISCNAATENKRIKLLLQYLSSEKSVAFVSDAGTPCLSDPGGLLVDVALKNGHEVCPIPGVSSFSTITSVNPFRDKVIVFEGFLPNKGVKRIKRIEELYSRGDAFVILESSHRILKLLFELSLVDLDANILVGREMTKVYEEYRVGKPLELKKYFEENKKDKGEFTVLVSRKGKG